From Paracoccus aminovorans, one genomic window encodes:
- the fumC gene encoding class II fumarate hydratase encodes MTKTTRTETDSFGPLEVPGDKYWGAQTQRSIQNFPIGWEKQPVAIVRALGVIKQAAAQVNMATGNLDPKLGEAMVQAAQEVVAGKFDDNFPLVVWQTGSGTQSNMNANEVISNRAIEILGGELGSKKPVHPNDHVNMGQSSNDTFPTAMHVAIAMQARDVLIPGLEKLHKALVAKSEEFKDIIKIGRTHTQDATPLTLGQEFGGYAHQVAKGIERVKLALGDIYELAQGGTAVGTGLNTKKGWDTAIAAEIAKITGLPFVTAPNKFEALAAHDAMVFFSGALKTVAGSLFKIANDMRLLGSGPRSGLGELILPENEPGSSIMPGKVNPTQAEALTMVCAHVMGNDAAIGFAGSQGHFELNVYNPMMSYNVLQSMQLLGDAAGSFTDNMVVGTQANIPRIDKLMKESLMLVTALAPTIGYDNATKVAKTAHKNGTTLREEAIALGLVDGETFDKVVRPEQMVGPED; translated from the coding sequence ATGACCAAGACCACCCGCACCGAGACCGACAGCTTCGGTCCGCTGGAAGTCCCCGGCGACAAGTATTGGGGCGCGCAGACCCAGCGCTCGATCCAGAACTTTCCCATCGGCTGGGAAAAGCAGCCGGTCGCCATCGTGCGCGCGCTGGGCGTGATCAAGCAAGCCGCGGCGCAGGTGAACATGGCGACGGGCAATCTGGACCCGAAGCTGGGCGAGGCGATGGTGCAGGCGGCGCAGGAAGTCGTGGCCGGCAAGTTCGACGACAACTTCCCGCTGGTGGTCTGGCAGACCGGCTCGGGCACGCAGTCGAACATGAACGCGAACGAGGTGATCTCGAACCGCGCCATCGAGATCCTGGGCGGTGAGCTGGGTTCCAAGAAGCCCGTGCACCCGAACGACCATGTGAACATGGGGCAATCCTCGAACGACACTTTCCCGACCGCGATGCATGTCGCCATCGCCATGCAGGCGCGCGACGTGCTGATCCCGGGGCTGGAAAAGCTGCACAAGGCGCTGGTCGCGAAGTCGGAAGAGTTCAAGGACATCATCAAGATCGGCCGCACCCATACCCAGGATGCGACGCCCCTGACCCTGGGCCAGGAATTCGGCGGCTATGCCCATCAGGTTGCCAAGGGCATCGAGCGGGTGAAGCTGGCGCTCGGCGACATCTATGAGCTGGCGCAGGGTGGCACCGCGGTCGGGACCGGGCTGAACACCAAGAAAGGCTGGGACACGGCCATCGCCGCCGAGATCGCCAAGATCACCGGCCTGCCCTTTGTCACCGCGCCGAACAAGTTCGAGGCGCTGGCGGCGCATGACGCGATGGTGTTCTTCTCGGGCGCGCTGAAGACGGTGGCGGGGTCGCTGTTCAAGATCGCCAACGACATGCGGCTGCTGGGTTCGGGGCCGCGCTCGGGCCTGGGCGAGCTGATCCTACCCGAGAACGAGCCGGGGTCCTCGATCATGCCGGGCAAGGTGAACCCGACCCAGGCCGAGGCGCTGACCATGGTCTGCGCCCACGTCATGGGCAATGACGCCGCCATCGGCTTTGCCGGTTCGCAGGGCCATTTCGAGCTGAACGTCTATAACCCGATGATGTCCTACAACGTGTTGCAATCCATGCAGCTTTTGGGCGACGCGGCGGGGTCGTTCACCGACAACATGGTCGTGGGCACGCAGGCGAACATTCCGCGCATCGACAAGCTGATGAAGGAATCGCTGATGCTGGTGACGGCGCTGGCGCCGACCATCGGCTATGACAACGCCACCAAGGTCGCCAAGACCGCGCATAAGAACGGCACCACGCTGCGCGAGGAGGCCATCGCCCTGGGTCTGGTCGATGGCGAGACCTTCGACAAGGTGGTGCGTCCCGAGCAGATGGTCGGTCCGGAGGACTGA
- a CDS encoding VOC family protein, translating into MRAVPQLMFQGDMEGALALWRRAFPDMVLRPGNPAEVEIAGQKLRLFDSPPMHGFGFTPAFSLLIVCDDADQVARLAEVLGEGGQVLMPLGRYDFSPCYAWVADPFGVSWQLMVEP; encoded by the coding sequence ATGCGCGCCGTTCCGCAGCTGATGTTCCAGGGTGACATGGAGGGGGCACTGGCGCTGTGGCGCCGCGCCTTTCCCGACATGGTGCTGCGTCCCGGCAATCCGGCCGAGGTCGAGATCGCCGGCCAGAAGCTGCGGCTTTTCGACAGCCCGCCCATGCATGGTTTCGGCTTCACCCCCGCCTTTTCGCTGCTGATCGTCTGCGACGATGCCGATCAGGTCGCCCGGCTGGCCGAGGTCCTGGGCGAGGGCGGGCAGGTGCTGATGCCCTTGGGGCGCTATGATTTCTCGCCCTGCTACGCCTGGGTCGCGGACCCCTTCGGCGTCAGCTGGCAGCTGATGGTCGAGCCATGA
- a CDS encoding DUF4169 family protein: MSGKVVNLRQARKTAARDAARRKGDENAARFGRDKSQKLAEKDAAVRAARHLDQHQREASDHDDE, from the coding sequence ATGAGCGGCAAGGTGGTCAACCTGCGGCAGGCCCGCAAGACCGCCGCCCGCGACGCCGCCCGCAGGAAGGGCGACGAGAATGCGGCCAGGTTCGGCCGCGACAAATCCCAGAAGCTCGCCGAGAAGGACGCCGCCGTGCGTGCCGCCCGCCATCTGGACCAGCACCAGCGCGAGGCTTCCGACCATGACGACGAATGA
- a CDS encoding ribbon-helix-helix domain-containing protein: protein MTTNDSIAEALRLPAMAPPAKRSVTIGGHRTSVSLEDAFWRELRGIAQDRGRTVAALIAGIDAARPPAVGLATALRLYVLAEIRQKLAAQGLAD from the coding sequence ATGACGACGAATGATTCCATCGCAGAAGCTCTGCGCCTGCCGGCCATGGCGCCGCCGGCCAAGCGCTCGGTCACCATCGGCGGGCATCGCACCTCGGTCAGTCTTGAGGATGCATTCTGGCGCGAATTGCGGGGGATCGCGCAGGACCGCGGCCGCACCGTGGCCGCGCTGATCGCCGGGATCGATGCCGCCCGGCCGCCCGCGGTGGGGCTGGCGACGGCGCTGCGGCTGTATGTTCTGGCGGAGATCCGGCAAAAGCTTGCAGCGCAGGGGCTGGCTGACTAA
- a CDS encoding YebC/PmpR family DNA-binding transcriptional regulator encodes MAGHSKWANIQHRKGKQDKLRSKLFSKLAKEITVAAKMGDPDPEKNPRLRLAVKEAKSNSMPKDVIDRAIKKSMGGDAENYDEIRYEGYGPNGIAIMVEAMTDNRNRTASNVRSYFTKYGGDLGQSGSVSFMFDRKGEIMYPASAGDADTVMMAAIDAGAEDVESDEDGHWIYTADTDLAEVSNALEAALGESESAKLIWKPQAPTEIDLETATKLMKLIDALEEDDDVQNVTGNFDIPEDVAAQLE; translated from the coding sequence ATGGCAGGCCATAGCAAATGGGCCAATATCCAGCATCGCAAGGGCAAGCAGGACAAGCTGCGCTCGAAGCTGTTTTCGAAACTGGCCAAAGAGATCACCGTCGCCGCGAAGATGGGCGACCCTGACCCCGAGAAGAACCCGCGTCTGCGCCTGGCGGTGAAAGAGGCGAAATCGAACTCGATGCCCAAGGACGTGATCGACCGCGCGATCAAGAAGTCGATGGGCGGCGATGCCGAGAACTATGACGAGATCCGCTACGAGGGCTACGGCCCGAACGGCATCGCCATCATGGTCGAGGCGATGACCGACAACCGCAACCGCACCGCCTCCAACGTGCGCAGCTATTTCACCAAATACGGCGGCGATCTGGGGCAGAGCGGCTCGGTCAGCTTCATGTTCGACCGCAAGGGCGAGATCATGTATCCGGCCAGCGCCGGCGATGCCGATACGGTGATGATGGCGGCGATCGATGCCGGCGCCGAGGATGTCGAGAGCGACGAGGACGGGCACTGGATCTATACCGCCGACACCGATCTGGCCGAGGTCTCGAATGCGCTGGAGGCGGCTCTGGGCGAGTCGGAATCGGCCAAGCTGATCTGGAAGCCGCAGGCGCCGACCGAGATCGATCTGGAGACCGCCACGAAGCTGATGAAGCTGATCGATGCGCTGGAAGAGGATGACGACGTGCAGAACGTCACCGGGAACTTCGACATTCCCGAGGATGTGGCGGCGCAATTGGAGTGA
- a CDS encoding LysR family transcriptional regulator ArgP, whose product MLDYPALAALAEIIRRGSFEAAAAALNVTPSAVSQRIKGLEERMGQVLIHRGPPARGTATGLRLMQHLDQVRLLEDTLDAALRPASGPATLRLAVNADSLATWFPPAMAALPVLYDLVLDDQDHARDGLRQGQVSAAISSDPEPVPGCDVLPLGAMRYLALATPDFLARHFPGGVTEPALRAAPAVIFNHKDGLQSRWVQKATGKRLHLPGHLIPASEPFARAVELGLGWGMIPEAMAAPRLRPLLPDLPLDVPLYWHVQRAMVPALTPLTAAIRKRAAADLRP is encoded by the coding sequence ATGCTCGACTATCCCGCCCTCGCCGCACTGGCCGAGATCATCCGCCGCGGCAGTTTCGAGGCGGCGGCGGCAGCGCTGAACGTCACCCCCTCGGCGGTGTCGCAGCGCATCAAGGGGCTCGAGGAACGCATGGGCCAGGTGCTGATCCATCGCGGCCCGCCGGCGCGCGGCACCGCAACCGGCCTGCGGCTGATGCAGCACCTCGACCAGGTGCGGCTCTTGGAGGACACGCTCGACGCCGCGCTGCGCCCCGCCTCCGGCCCGGCCACGCTGCGGCTGGCGGTGAACGCCGACAGCCTCGCGACCTGGTTCCCCCCGGCGATGGCGGCGCTGCCGGTGCTCTACGACCTAGTGCTGGACGATCAGGACCACGCCCGCGACGGGCTGCGCCAGGGCCAGGTCTCGGCCGCGATCAGCTCGGACCCCGAACCGGTGCCGGGCTGCGACGTGCTGCCGCTCGGGGCGATGCGCTATCTGGCACTGGCGACGCCCGATTTCCTGGCCCGGCATTTCCCCGGCGGCGTGACCGAGCCCGCCCTGCGCGCTGCCCCGGCGGTGATCTTCAACCACAAGGACGGGCTGCAATCCCGCTGGGTGCAAAAGGCCACCGGCAAGCGCCTGCACCTGCCCGGCCACCTGATCCCGGCCTCGGAACCCTTCGCCCGCGCGGTGGAACTGGGCCTGGGCTGGGGCATGATCCCCGAAGCCATGGCCGCGCCCCGCCTGCGCCCGCTCCTGCCCGACCTGCCGCTGGACGTCCCGCTCTACTGGCACGTCCAGCGCGCCATGGTGCCTGCCCTTACGCCCCTCACCGCCGCGATCAGAAAAAGGGCCGCAGCAGACCTGCGACCCTGA
- a CDS encoding LysE/ArgO family amino acid transporter: MHAYLAGLGTSLSLIVTIGAQNAFVLRQGLMRRYVLATCLFCAASDALLIAAGVLGAGALAGRAPWVLEAMRWGGAAFLLVYGARAFRAAWRGGESLRAGQGAAGLAATLGVLAALTWLNPHVWLDTVVLIGSISAGWPDRTGFAIGAISGSVLFFFALGYGARWLSPVFARPAAWRVLDALVGAMMWSIALGLVLRG, translated from the coding sequence ATGCATGCCTATCTCGCCGGTCTCGGCACCTCGCTTTCACTGATCGTCACCATCGGGGCGCAGAATGCCTTCGTGCTGCGGCAAGGGCTGATGCGGCGCTATGTGCTGGCGACCTGCCTGTTCTGCGCCGCTTCGGACGCGCTGCTGATCGCGGCCGGGGTGCTGGGGGCGGGGGCGCTGGCCGGCCGCGCGCCCTGGGTGCTGGAGGCGATGCGCTGGGGCGGTGCGGCCTTCCTGCTGGTCTATGGCGCCCGGGCTTTTCGCGCCGCCTGGCGCGGCGGCGAAAGCCTGCGCGCCGGGCAGGGTGCCGCCGGCCTGGCCGCGACGCTGGGGGTGCTGGCGGCGCTGACCTGGCTGAACCCGCATGTCTGGCTGGATACGGTGGTGCTGATCGGCTCGATCTCGGCCGGGTGGCCGGACCGGACCGGCTTCGCCATCGGCGCGATCAGCGGATCGGTGCTGTTCTTTTTTGCGCTGGGCTATGGCGCGCGCTGGCTTTCGCCGGTGTTTGCCCGGCCGGCGGCCTGGCGGGTGCTGGATGCGCTGGTGGGGGCGATGATGTGGAGCATCGCGCTGGGATTGGTGCTGCGGGGCTGA
- the choV gene encoding choline ABC transporter ATP-binding protein codes for MTERNAVEFDNVNIVFGDRPLAALPLMDRGMDRGPIKAETGQVLGVHNCSLNVKEGEILVLMGLSGSGKSTLLRAVNGLNAVCRGEVRVWDGNGMASVSKAHGAELRRLRRERIAMVFQQFGLLPWRTVRENVGLGLELGGMPAAERAKRVDAQLATVNLTEWADRKVGDLSGGMQQRVGLARAFATEAPILLMDEPFSALDPLIRTRLQDELLELQKRLRRTIVFVSHDLDEAFRIGNRIALMEGGRIVQVGTAREIIANPVDAYVEDFVAHMNPLAVLTAEDMAEPGEAPGTPIDRETPVREVMRSLAASGAEAMPLQGGGRITQTGILSRLAAERQGGGAVEH; via the coding sequence ATGACTGAACGCAACGCCGTCGAATTCGACAACGTCAACATCGTCTTCGGCGACCGGCCGCTGGCCGCGCTGCCGCTGATGGACCGCGGCATGGACCGCGGACCGATCAAGGCCGAGACCGGCCAGGTCCTGGGCGTGCACAATTGCAGCCTGAACGTCAAGGAAGGCGAGATCCTGGTGCTGATGGGCCTGTCCGGCTCGGGCAAGTCCACGCTTCTGCGCGCGGTCAACGGGCTCAACGCGGTGTGCCGCGGCGAGGTGCGGGTCTGGGACGGCAACGGCATGGCCTCGGTCAGCAAGGCGCATGGCGCCGAGCTGCGCCGGCTGCGGCGCGAACGCATCGCCATGGTCTTCCAGCAATTCGGCCTGCTGCCCTGGCGCACCGTGCGCGAGAACGTGGGCCTGGGGCTGGAACTGGGCGGCATGCCCGCGGCCGAGCGCGCCAAGCGCGTCGATGCGCAGCTGGCGACGGTGAACCTGACCGAATGGGCCGACCGCAAGGTGGGCGACCTCTCGGGCGGGATGCAGCAGCGCGTGGGCCTGGCGCGCGCCTTCGCCACCGAGGCGCCGATCCTTCTGATGGACGAGCCTTTCTCGGCGCTGGACCCGCTGATCCGCACCCGGTTGCAGGACGAGCTTCTGGAGCTGCAGAAACGCCTGCGCCGCACCATCGTCTTCGTCAGCCACGACCTGGACGAGGCCTTCCGCATCGGCAACCGCATCGCGCTGATGGAGGGCGGCCGCATCGTGCAGGTCGGCACCGCGCGCGAGATCATCGCCAATCCGGTCGACGCCTATGTCGAGGATTTCGTCGCCCACATGAACCCGCTGGCCGTGCTGACCGCCGAGGACATGGCCGAACCCGGCGAGGCTCCCGGCACGCCAATCGACCGCGAAACCCCGGTGCGCGAGGTGATGCGCAGCCTGGCCGCCAGCGGCGCCGAGGCCATGCCGCTGCAAGGCGGCGGCCGCATCACCCAGACGGGCATCCTGTCGCGGCTCGCGGCCGAACGCCAGGGCGGCGGCGCCGTCGAGCACTGA
- the choW gene encoding choline ABC transporter permease subunit, with translation MDKITALLTDTKIPVGRTAKAIFDWLKDNASVIFDAISKLLEGLINGILNILEFPHPLVFTLLAVALTWALQRSWKTCLLVLLSLLFILNQGYWDETMQSLTLVLSACVVCMAVGVPIGIAAAHRPRLYAWMRPVLDLMQTLPTFVYLIPAIVFFGIGMVPGLIATVIFVLPAPIRLTHLGISSTPQALVEAGIAFGATPRQLLWKVELPCAAPQIMAGLNQTIMLSLSMVVIAALVGASGLGVPVVRALNSVNTALGFESGFIIVVVAIMLDRMLRVGKHND, from the coding sequence ATGGACAAAATCACCGCTTTGTTGACCGACACCAAGATCCCTGTCGGCCGGACCGCCAAGGCCATATTCGATTGGCTGAAAGACAATGCCTCGGTCATCTTCGATGCCATCTCGAAATTGCTCGAGGGGCTGATCAACGGCATCCTGAACATTCTCGAATTCCCGCATCCGCTGGTGTTCACCCTGTTGGCCGTCGCCCTGACCTGGGCGTTGCAGCGCAGCTGGAAGACCTGCCTGCTGGTCCTGCTCAGCCTGCTCTTCATCCTGAACCAGGGCTATTGGGACGAGACCATGCAATCGCTGACCCTGGTGCTGTCGGCCTGCGTGGTCTGCATGGCGGTGGGGGTGCCGATCGGCATCGCCGCGGCGCACCGGCCCCGGCTCTACGCCTGGATGCGGCCGGTCCTGGACCTGATGCAGACGCTGCCGACCTTCGTCTACCTGATCCCGGCCATCGTCTTCTTCGGCATCGGCATGGTGCCGGGCCTGATCGCCACGGTGATCTTCGTGCTGCCGGCGCCGATCCGGCTGACCCACCTGGGCATCAGCTCGACCCCGCAGGCGCTGGTCGAGGCCGGCATCGCCTTCGGCGCCACGCCGCGCCAACTGCTCTGGAAGGTCGAGCTGCCCTGCGCCGCCCCGCAGATCATGGCCGGGCTGAACCAGACCATCATGCTGTCCTTGTCGATGGTCGTCATCGCGGCGCTGGTCGGGGCCTCGGGCCTGGGCGTGCCGGTGGTGCGGGCGCTGAACAGCGTGAACACCGCCCTGGGTTTCGAGAGCGGCTTCATCATCGTCGTGGTCGCCATCATGCTGGACCGGATGCTGCGCGTGGGGAAACACAATGACTGA
- the choX gene encoding choline ABC transporter substrate-binding protein: protein MTFGRTAALAVAWLAATLGPVGAAWAEEPMECRKVVFSDVGWTDISSTTGLASTVLQALGYQTETKILSLPVTYTAMAKDDVDVFLGNWMPSQENDLKPYRDAGTVEVLRTNLTGAKYTLATNEAGAKLGIDDFSKIAAHKAELEGKIYAIEPGNDGNRLILEMVAENKFDLGTFEVLESSEQGMLAQVARADAAGKPVVFLGWEPHPMNTQFKLTYLAGGDDVFGPDFGGARVDTNVRMGYAEKCPNVGKFLQNLEFTLPMENEVMGLILNDGEQPQDAALKWLKANPDAVKPWLAGVTTADGGDAQAALDKVLGE, encoded by the coding sequence ATGACATTTGGCCGCACCGCAGCATTGGCTGTCGCCTGGCTCGCCGCCACGCTCGGACCCGTCGGGGCCGCATGGGCGGAAGAGCCGATGGAATGTCGCAAGGTCGTCTTCTCGGACGTGGGCTGGACCGACATCAGCTCGACCACCGGGCTGGCCTCGACCGTGCTGCAGGCCCTGGGCTACCAGACCGAGACCAAGATCCTGTCGCTGCCGGTGACCTATACCGCCATGGCCAAGGACGACGTTGACGTGTTCCTGGGCAACTGGATGCCCAGCCAGGAAAACGACCTGAAGCCCTATCGCGACGCCGGCACGGTCGAGGTGCTGCGCACCAACCTGACCGGCGCGAAATACACCCTGGCCACCAACGAGGCCGGCGCCAAGCTGGGCATCGACGATTTCAGCAAGATCGCCGCGCACAAGGCCGAGCTTGAGGGCAAGATCTACGCCATCGAGCCGGGCAACGACGGCAACCGCCTGATCCTGGAAATGGTGGCCGAGAACAAGTTCGACCTGGGCACCTTCGAGGTGCTGGAAAGCAGCGAACAGGGGATGCTGGCGCAGGTCGCCCGCGCCGACGCCGCGGGCAAGCCGGTCGTCTTCCTGGGCTGGGAGCCGCATCCGATGAACACCCAGTTCAAGCTGACCTACCTGGCGGGCGGGGACGATGTCTTCGGTCCCGACTTCGGCGGCGCGCGCGTCGATACCAACGTGCGCATGGGCTATGCCGAGAAATGCCCCAATGTCGGCAAGTTCCTGCAGAATCTCGAATTCACCCTGCCGATGGAAAACGAGGTCATGGGGCTGATCCTGAACGACGGCGAGCAGCCGCAGGATGCGGCGCTGAAATGGCTTAAGGCCAATCCCGATGCGGTCAAGCCCTGGCTCGCGGGCGTGACCACCGCCGACGGCGGCGACGCGCAGGCCGCGCTCGACAAGGTGCTGGGCGAATGA
- the betI gene encoding choline-binding transcriptional repressor BetI, with translation MPKLGVEPIRKAALINATIATVGRAGSLDVTVAQIAREAGMSSALAHHYFGSKERIFLAAMRHILAGYGAGARALLSESQSPRERLNAVVKANFSSANFGRETIAAWLNFYALALVEPEAARLLRVYHRRLRSNLLVALRPLAGAGAERIARTLGALIDGLYLRAALSNDADAVAAERTTLDYLEKVLP, from the coding sequence ATGCCCAAACTGGGTGTCGAGCCTATCCGAAAGGCAGCATTAATCAACGCTACCATCGCGACGGTGGGCCGCGCGGGGTCGCTTGACGTGACCGTGGCCCAGATCGCGCGCGAGGCGGGCATGTCCTCGGCGCTGGCCCACCACTATTTCGGCTCGAAGGAACGGATCTTCCTGGCGGCGATGCGGCACATCCTAGCCGGCTATGGCGCGGGCGCCCGCGCGCTGCTGTCCGAATCGCAGTCGCCGCGCGAGCGGTTGAACGCCGTGGTCAAGGCGAATTTCTCGTCGGCGAACTTCGGGCGCGAGACCATCGCCGCCTGGCTGAACTTCTATGCCCTGGCGCTGGTCGAGCCCGAGGCGGCGCGGCTGCTGCGGGTCTATCACCGGCGCCTGCGCTCGAACCTGCTGGTGGCGCTGCGGCCGCTGGCGGGGGCGGGGGCCGAGCGCATCGCCCGCACCCTGGGCGCGCTGATCGACGGGCTTTACCTGCGCGCGGCGCTGTCGAACGACGCCGATGCCGTCGCCGCCGAACGCACGACACTGGACTATCTGGAAAAGGTGCTGCCATGA
- the betB gene encoding betaine-aldehyde dehydrogenase — protein MSRSAQPAASLYIGGAPVEGEGAALAVHYPYTGEVIATLREASLPQVAQATAAAEAAQPAWAALRPVERGRVLLRAAQIIRERGEELARLETLDTGKPIQETRVADWPSGADALEYFGGLAPTVTGQAIPLGGDFVYTIREALGVCAGIGAWNYPSQIACWKAAPALVMGNAMVFKPSEETPLGALKLAEILIEAGLPAGIFNVVQGRGAVGAALVTDPRVDKVSLTGSVATGRKVYAAAAEGMRHVTMELGGKSPLIVFDDAGLDDAVGAAILANFYSSGQICSNGTRVFVQEGVLPAFLERLSVRLAQVRIGDPLDEATQYGPIVSPAQAAKIREAIGKGQAEGARLVCGGPGEGAFVPPTVFADASDEMEIVREEIFGPVMSVLGFATEDEVVARANATPYGLAAGVFTRDLARGHRMAAALQAGTTWINAYNLTPVEAPFGGVKLSGIGRENSAAAIEHYSQLKSVYVGMGGVDAPY, from the coding sequence ATGAGCCGTTCTGCCCAACCCGCCGCCAGCCTCTACATCGGCGGCGCGCCTGTCGAAGGCGAAGGCGCCGCGCTGGCGGTGCATTACCCCTATACGGGCGAGGTGATCGCCACCCTGCGCGAGGCGTCCCTGCCGCAGGTCGCGCAGGCCACCGCCGCCGCCGAGGCCGCGCAACCCGCCTGGGCGGCGCTACGCCCGGTCGAGCGCGGCCGGGTGCTGCTGCGCGCCGCCCAGATCATCCGCGAGCGCGGCGAGGAGCTGGCGCGGCTGGAGACGCTGGACACCGGCAAGCCGATCCAGGAAACGCGGGTGGCCGACTGGCCCTCGGGCGCGGATGCGCTGGAGTATTTCGGCGGGCTGGCGCCGACCGTCACCGGTCAGGCGATCCCGCTGGGCGGCGATTTCGTCTATACGATCCGCGAGGCGCTGGGGGTCTGCGCCGGCATCGGCGCCTGGAACTATCCCAGCCAGATCGCCTGCTGGAAGGCGGCGCCGGCCTTGGTCATGGGCAATGCCATGGTGTTCAAGCCCAGCGAGGAAACCCCGCTGGGCGCCCTGAAGCTGGCCGAGATCCTGATCGAGGCCGGGCTGCCGGCCGGCATCTTCAACGTGGTGCAGGGGCGCGGCGCGGTCGGCGCGGCGCTGGTCACCGATCCGCGGGTGGACAAGGTGTCGCTGACCGGCTCGGTCGCCACCGGGCGAAAGGTCTATGCCGCGGCGGCCGAGGGCATGCGCCATGTCACCATGGAACTGGGCGGCAAGTCGCCGCTGATCGTCTTCGACGACGCCGGCCTCGATGACGCGGTGGGGGCGGCGATCCTGGCGAATTTCTATTCCTCGGGGCAGATCTGCTCGAACGGGACCCGGGTCTTCGTGCAAGAGGGCGTCCTGCCGGCCTTTCTGGAGCGGCTTTCCGTCCGGCTGGCGCAGGTGAGGATCGGCGACCCGCTGGACGAAGCGACCCAGTACGGCCCTATCGTCAGCCCGGCCCAGGCCGCGAAGATCCGCGAAGCCATCGGCAAGGGCCAGGCCGAGGGCGCGCGTCTGGTCTGCGGCGGGCCGGGCGAGGGCGCCTTCGTGCCGCCGACGGTCTTTGCCGACGCCTCGGACGAGATGGAGATCGTGCGCGAAGAGATCTTCGGTCCGGTGATGTCGGTGCTGGGATTCGCCACCGAGGACGAGGTCGTCGCCCGCGCCAATGCCACGCCCTACGGGCTGGCGGCCGGGGTCTTCACCCGCGACCTGGCGCGCGGCCACCGGATGGCGGCGGCGTTGCAGGCGGGGACGACCTGGATCAACGCCTATAACCTGACCCCGGTCGAGGCGCCCTTCGGCGGCGTCAAGCTGTCGGGGATCGGGCGCGAGAACTCGGCCGCGGCCATCGAGCATTATTCGCAGCTGAAATCGGTCTATGTCGGCATGGGGGGCGTCGATGCGCCCTATTGA